A stretch of Janibacter endophyticus DNA encodes these proteins:
- a CDS encoding serine/threonine-protein kinase, whose amino-acid sequence MTNDATRSTETDPGLVADRYRTVRPIGQGGMGTVWLATDERLGRSVAIKRLAAVPGAGAADARALREARHAAALNHPNVVSVFDVVQHEGSSWLVMEHVDGPTLAQAVRDRGPLRPRGAADLGAQLAAALAAAHAAGVVHRDIKPANVLIGDRRAKLADFGTARAGTDEQHTGTGLVTGTPTYMAPEVADGHPPTEASDLWALGATLYLAVEGRDAYSSRGNALATLRHIATTDPEPAQQAGALGPIIERLMSRIPGERGTAAQVRDELRLVAEGEELPTAPVTTTRPPRPAGPPPPRDAPPSSEDERRPGRLVPWLVGAVVLVLLAGLAAALLRDRGAEATSGATPPPAAATTATSEPSSESPSEPEEPAFPADEVTAFVAEHYSRLASDPATSWDSLTPEMQQVAGGEQAYTDLWSAYSTVAAEQIEVDEESGRVTFTLSRTKGSEPPTTSRQAITVVRAGDGLRIAATG is encoded by the coding sequence ATGACCAACGACGCGACGCGCAGCACCGAGACCGACCCCGGCCTCGTCGCCGACCGCTACCGGACCGTGCGGCCCATCGGCCAGGGTGGCATGGGGACGGTCTGGCTGGCGACCGACGAGCGGCTCGGGCGCTCGGTCGCGATCAAGCGGCTCGCGGCGGTCCCCGGCGCCGGTGCGGCGGACGCGCGGGCCCTGCGCGAGGCGCGACACGCAGCGGCGCTCAACCACCCCAACGTCGTCTCGGTCTTCGACGTCGTCCAGCACGAGGGCTCGTCGTGGCTCGTCATGGAGCACGTCGACGGCCCCACCCTGGCCCAGGCCGTGCGCGACCGGGGACCCCTGCGGCCTCGGGGCGCCGCCGACCTCGGGGCGCAGCTCGCGGCGGCGCTGGCCGCAGCCCACGCCGCCGGGGTCGTCCACCGTGACATCAAGCCGGCCAACGTCCTCATCGGTGACCGCCGGGCCAAGCTCGCGGACTTCGGGACCGCGCGGGCGGGGACCGACGAGCAGCACACCGGGACGGGGCTGGTCACCGGGACCCCGACCTACATGGCCCCCGAGGTCGCCGACGGTCACCCCCCGACCGAGGCGTCCGACCTGTGGGCGCTCGGGGCGACGCTCTACCTCGCCGTCGAGGGCCGGGACGCGTACTCGTCGCGGGGCAACGCCCTGGCGACGCTGCGGCACATCGCGACGACCGACCCCGAGCCGGCGCAGCAGGCAGGAGCGCTCGGCCCGATCATCGAGCGGCTCATGTCGCGGATCCCGGGAGAGCGCGGCACCGCGGCCCAGGTCCGCGACGAGCTCCGGCTCGTCGCCGAGGGGGAGGAGCTGCCGACGGCCCCTGTCACGACGACCCGACCGCCCCGCCCCGCCGGCCCACCCCCGCCCCGCGACGCGCCCCCTTCGTCCGAGGACGAGCGCCGCCCGGGCCGCCTCGTCCCGTGGCTCGTCGGAGCCGTCGTCCTCGTGCTCCTCGCCGGGCTGGCCGCCGCGCTCCTGCGGGACCGGGGTGCCGAGGCGACGAGCGGCGCGACCCCGCCCCCCGCCGCCGCGACCACCGCCACCTCCGAGCCGAGCAGCGAGAGCCCGTCCGAGCCCGAGGAGCCGGCCTTCCCCGCGGACGAGGTGACGGCCTTCGTCGCCGAGCACTACAGCCGGCTGGCGAGCGACCCCGCGACGTCGTGGGACTCGCTGACCCCTGAGATGCAGCAGGTCGCGGGCGGCGAGCAGGCCTACACCGACCTCTGGTCGGCGTACTCGACGGTGGCCGCGGAGCAGATCGAGGTGGACGAGGAGAGCGGCCGGGTCACCTTCACCCTGAGCCGGACGAAGGGGTCCGAGCCGCCGACGACGAGCCGTCAGGCAATCACCGTGGTGCGGGCCGGAGACGGCCTGAGGATCGCCGCCACCGGTTGA